The Saccharopolyspora gloriosae genome window below encodes:
- a CDS encoding response regulator: MSGIIRLLLADDHPVVRTGLRAVLDTEPDFEVVAEAVSAERAVELAGTEQVDLVLMDLQFGAGMHGSDATAAITALPDAPRVLVLTTYDTDADILAAVEAGATGYLLKDAPPEELAAAVRTAAAGQSALAPTIAHRLMDRMRTPGTALSRRETEVLELVADGLSNQRISKQLFLSQATVKSHLVHIYGKLGVDSRTAAVAVAVDRGLIRR, from the coding sequence ATGAGCGGGATCATCCGGTTGCTGCTCGCCGACGACCACCCGGTGGTGCGCACCGGCCTGCGTGCCGTGCTCGACACCGAACCGGACTTCGAGGTCGTCGCCGAGGCCGTCAGCGCCGAACGCGCCGTCGAACTCGCCGGCACCGAACAGGTCGACCTGGTGCTGATGGACCTCCAGTTCGGCGCGGGCATGCACGGCTCGGACGCGACGGCCGCGATCACCGCGCTGCCGGACGCGCCCCGCGTGCTGGTGCTGACCACCTACGACACCGACGCCGACATCCTCGCCGCCGTCGAAGCGGGCGCCACCGGCTACCTGCTCAAGGACGCGCCCCCGGAGGAGTTGGCGGCGGCCGTGCGCACCGCCGCCGCGGGCCAGTCCGCGCTGGCGCCGACCATCGCGCACCGCTTGATGGATCGGATGCGCACGCCCGGCACCGCGCTGAGCCGCCGCGAAACGGAAGTGCTGGAGCTCGTCGCGGACGGCCTGTCGAACCAGCGGATCAGCAAGCAGCTGTTCCTCAGCCAGGCCACGGTGAAGTCCCACCTGGTGCACATCTACGGCAAGCTCGGCGTGGACTCCCGCACCGCGGCGGTGGCCGTGGCCGTCGACCGCGGCCTCATCCGCCGGTAG
- a CDS encoding deaminase yields MPTETDSPGVAATEARWVATAVDLATGSVDDGGGPFGALVLRDDRLIATGTNLVTSDLDPTAHAEVSAIRRACTELGTFDLTGCVLVSSCEPCPMCLGAALWSRVDRVVYAADREDAARGGFDDRAFHDLFRNPDQPWPTAVRQVELTERTAPFDRWLAKPDRVDY; encoded by the coding sequence GTGCCCACCGAAACCGACTCCCCCGGCGTCGCCGCGACCGAGGCCCGCTGGGTCGCGACGGCGGTCGACCTGGCCACCGGCAGCGTCGACGACGGCGGCGGCCCCTTCGGCGCCCTCGTGCTGCGCGACGACCGGCTCATCGCCACCGGCACCAACCTCGTCACCTCCGACCTGGACCCCACCGCGCACGCCGAGGTGTCCGCCATCCGCCGCGCCTGCACGGAGCTCGGCACCTTCGACCTCACCGGCTGCGTGCTGGTCAGCTCCTGCGAACCGTGCCCGATGTGCCTCGGCGCCGCGTTGTGGTCGCGGGTGGACCGCGTCGTCTACGCCGCCGACCGGGAGGACGCCGCGCGCGGCGGGTTCGACGACCGCGCGTTCCACGACCTGTTCCGCAACCCCGACCAGCCCTGGCCGACCGCCGTGCGGCAGGTCGAACTCACCGAGCGCACCGCGCCGTTCGACCGGTGGCTCGCCAAGCCCGACCGCGTCGACTACTGA
- a CDS encoding nucleotidyltransferase family protein, whose amino-acid sequence MRVAGVVLAAGAGRRFGKPKALVDYRGTLLVDRAARVLTEGGCAPVLVVLGAAEAEVRARAELRDVAVVSNPDWNSGMGSSFRAGLAALAAEPEDVAAALVLPVDMPGVTAEAVRRVAAHAAPDALAAASLEQRRSHPVLLGRAHWRGAAADAVGDAGARRYLRDHAVTLVRCDGVSEGFDIDRPADLDSG is encoded by the coding sequence GTGCGGGTTGCGGGGGTGGTGCTGGCGGCGGGTGCGGGGCGGCGGTTCGGGAAGCCGAAGGCGCTCGTGGACTACCGGGGCACTCTGCTGGTGGACCGGGCGGCGCGCGTGCTCACCGAGGGTGGCTGCGCGCCGGTGCTCGTCGTGCTCGGCGCGGCGGAGGCCGAAGTGCGGGCGCGGGCCGAGCTCCGCGACGTCGCGGTGGTGTCCAATCCGGACTGGAACAGCGGGATGGGTTCCTCGTTCCGAGCCGGTCTCGCCGCTCTCGCAGCCGAACCGGAGGACGTCGCCGCGGCGCTGGTGCTGCCCGTGGACATGCCCGGTGTGACCGCGGAAGCGGTGCGCCGGGTCGCCGCGCACGCCGCTCCCGACGCGCTCGCCGCCGCCTCGCTCGAGCAACGCCGCAGTCACCCGGTGTTATTGGGCCGTGCGCACTGGCGAGGGGCCGCGGCGGACGCGGTCGGAGATGCGGGTGCGCGCCGTTACCTTCGTGATCATGCCGTCACCCTGGTGAGGTGCGACGGCGTCTCGGAAGGTTTCGATATCGACCGTCCCGCAGACCTCGACAGCGGCTAA
- a CDS encoding MOSC N-terminal beta barrel domain-containing protein, whose amino-acid sequence MLRGTIAELYRWPVKSLRGEAVPAARFDDRGMAGDRAHVLVDERAKRAGSVLTVRQNPALLHWSGAYGADVSDPAGEPALQGPDGSAWKWDDPELPGALADSLGIPLSLRSEDGNQDRGPTVLVTLQATVDALSADMGERVDLLRFRPNVHLDLDVAPFAELGWGPGTTLATGDLTLEIVGPNSGACVRCAVPSWDAGGRKRWKELQSRLIERYDNEFGTIMRVTRGGTARRGEAAVVRPAGS is encoded by the coding sequence GTGCTGCGAGGAACCATCGCCGAGCTGTACCGGTGGCCGGTGAAGTCGCTGCGCGGCGAAGCGGTTCCCGCCGCCCGCTTCGACGATCGCGGGATGGCGGGGGATCGCGCGCACGTGCTCGTCGACGAGCGGGCGAAGCGCGCCGGGTCGGTGCTCACCGTGCGGCAGAACCCGGCGCTGCTGCACTGGTCGGGGGCCTACGGGGCGGACGTCAGCGATCCGGCGGGGGAACCGGCGCTGCAGGGGCCGGACGGCTCGGCGTGGAAGTGGGACGACCCGGAGCTGCCGGGGGCGCTCGCCGATTCGCTGGGCATTCCGCTGAGCCTTCGCAGCGAGGACGGCAACCAGGACCGGGGTCCGACGGTGCTCGTCACCTTGCAGGCCACTGTGGACGCGTTGAGCGCGGACATGGGCGAACGGGTCGACCTGCTGCGGTTCCGGCCGAACGTGCACCTGGATCTCGACGTGGCGCCGTTCGCCGAACTCGGCTGGGGGCCGGGGACGACCCTCGCCACCGGGGACTTGACGCTGGAGATCGTCGGCCCGAACTCGGGGGCCTGCGTGCGCTGCGCCGTGCCCAGCTGGGACGCCGGTGGCCGGAAGCGCTGGAAGGAACTGCAGAGCCGGCTGATCGAACGCTACGACAACGAGTTCGGCACCATCATGCGCGTCACCCGAGGCGGCACGGCTCGGCGCGGCGAAGCCGCGGTCGTGCGCCCAGCAGGGTCATGA
- a CDS encoding DUF3618 domain-containing protein, translated as MARDPDAIQRDIEKARDSLAVTLDELSTKADPKRFVESGKASVQDKLNDPRVRYAMIGVGALVAVIVVRKIFR; from the coding sequence GTGGCTCGTGATCCGGACGCCATTCAGCGCGACATCGAGAAAGCTCGTGACTCGCTGGCCGTGACACTGGACGAGTTGAGCACCAAGGCGGACCCGAAGCGGTTCGTGGAGTCCGGTAAGGCCAGCGTGCAGGACAAGTTGAACGATCCGAGGGTGCGCTACGCGATGATCGGTGTCGGCGCGCTGGTCGCCGTCATCGTGGTGCGCAAGATCTTCCGCTGA
- the pucD gene encoding xanthine dehydrogenase subunit D: MSGPTRTPQDLDTGIAGGIGESPLRPDGTLKVRGEFAYSSDLWAEDMLWGATLRSPHPHARITSIDVAAALRLPGVHAVLTAADVPGANRYGLKAQDQPVLAEDVVRYRGEAVALIAADHPETARRALERVEVGYEVLSPITNAELAAHDETLPKLHPDGNVVRHQVIRKGDPEAAADVVVSGVYTVGMQDQAFLGPESGLALPAEDGGVDLYLATQDLHSDLRQTAAALGLPPEKVRMTLSGVGGAFGGREDLSIQVHVCLLALRTGRPVKMVYGREESFYGHVHRHPAKMYYEHGATRDGELVYVKARQYFDGGAYASKTPVVVGNASTLGVGPYRVPNVDLESWGLYTNNPPCGAMRGLGAVQPTFAYESQMDKLAAALGADPADLRIRNAVAQGDEIPTGQSLDFPAPVAELLQRLKAIPLPPRRESSDIRDLPGGASNTTHGEGVVRGVGYGVTIKNICYSEGADDYSTARVRLELIGGEPVAEVHTAAAEVGQGLVTVQQQIARTELGVERVTIHPNDTSVGAAGSSSASRQTYVTGGAVQTACAAVRDAVLHRAAELHGVAPAALTLQGGKIMSATAGVLADLTEILGDGPIELTREYHHRQTFPMDENGASDMVQVQHAFSAHRAIVDVDTELGLVKVVRLDCVQDVGKAVNPDAVIGQIQGGSAQGLGLAVMEEIQVSGGEMRNASFTDYLIPTILDMPPMEIDIIERGDPNAPYGVRGVGEPPTISTTPAVVAAIRAATGKPLTHVPVAPHHII, encoded by the coding sequence ATGAGCGGCCCGACGCGCACTCCGCAGGACCTCGACACCGGCATCGCGGGCGGCATCGGGGAATCCCCGCTGCGCCCGGACGGCACGTTGAAGGTCCGCGGCGAATTCGCCTACTCCTCCGACCTGTGGGCGGAGGACATGCTGTGGGGCGCGACGCTGCGCAGCCCGCACCCGCACGCGCGGATCACGTCGATCGACGTGGCCGCGGCGCTGCGGCTGCCCGGCGTGCACGCGGTGCTCACCGCCGCCGACGTGCCCGGCGCCAACCGCTACGGCCTCAAGGCGCAGGACCAGCCGGTGCTGGCCGAGGACGTGGTGCGCTACCGGGGTGAGGCGGTCGCGCTGATCGCCGCCGACCACCCCGAGACGGCCCGCCGGGCGCTGGAGCGCGTCGAAGTGGGCTACGAGGTGCTCTCCCCCATCACCAACGCGGAGCTCGCCGCGCACGACGAGACGCTGCCGAAGCTGCACCCGGACGGCAACGTGGTGCGCCACCAGGTGATCCGCAAGGGCGACCCGGAGGCCGCGGCCGACGTCGTGGTCTCCGGCGTCTACACCGTGGGCATGCAGGACCAGGCGTTCCTCGGCCCCGAATCGGGTCTCGCACTGCCCGCGGAGGACGGCGGCGTCGACCTGTACCTGGCGACGCAGGACCTGCATTCCGACCTCAGGCAGACCGCGGCCGCGCTGGGGCTGCCGCCGGAGAAGGTGCGGATGACGCTGTCCGGGGTCGGCGGCGCGTTCGGCGGCCGGGAGGACCTGTCCATCCAGGTGCACGTGTGCCTGCTGGCGCTGCGCACCGGGAGGCCGGTGAAGATGGTCTACGGCCGGGAGGAGTCCTTCTACGGCCACGTGCACCGGCATCCGGCGAAGATGTACTACGAGCACGGCGCGACGCGTGACGGCGAGCTCGTGTACGTGAAGGCGCGGCAGTACTTCGACGGCGGCGCCTACGCGTCGAAGACCCCGGTCGTGGTGGGCAACGCGTCCACGCTCGGCGTCGGCCCGTACCGGGTGCCGAACGTCGACCTCGAATCCTGGGGCCTGTACACGAACAACCCGCCGTGCGGGGCGATGCGCGGGCTAGGCGCGGTGCAGCCGACCTTCGCCTACGAGTCGCAGATGGACAAGCTCGCCGCCGCGCTCGGCGCGGACCCGGCGGACCTGCGGATCCGCAACGCCGTGGCGCAGGGCGACGAGATCCCGACCGGGCAGTCGCTGGACTTCCCGGCGCCGGTGGCCGAACTGCTGCAGCGGCTCAAGGCGATCCCGCTGCCGCCGCGGCGGGAGAGCAGCGACATCCGCGACCTGCCCGGCGGTGCCTCCAACACGACGCACGGCGAGGGCGTGGTGCGCGGCGTCGGCTACGGCGTGACGATCAAGAACATCTGCTACTCCGAAGGTGCCGACGACTACTCCACGGCGCGGGTGCGGCTCGAACTCATCGGCGGTGAACCGGTCGCCGAGGTGCACACCGCGGCCGCCGAAGTCGGGCAGGGCCTCGTCACGGTGCAGCAGCAGATCGCCCGCACCGAGCTCGGCGTCGAACGCGTCACCATCCACCCCAACGACACGTCCGTCGGTGCCGCCGGATCCAGCTCCGCGTCCCGGCAGACCTACGTCACCGGTGGAGCGGTGCAGACGGCTTGCGCCGCCGTGCGGGACGCGGTGCTGCACCGGGCCGCGGAACTGCACGGAGTCGCACCGGCCGCGCTGACGCTGCAAGGCGGCAAGATCATGTCCGCGACCGCGGGCGTGCTCGCCGACCTCACCGAGATCCTCGGCGACGGCCCCATCGAGCTGACCAGGGAATACCACCACCGGCAGACGTTCCCGATGGACGAGAACGGGGCCAGCGACATGGTCCAGGTGCAGCACGCGTTCTCCGCGCACCGCGCCATCGTCGACGTCGACACCGAACTCGGCCTGGTCAAGGTGGTCCGGCTGGACTGCGTGCAGGACGTGGGCAAAGCCGTGAACCCGGACGCCGTCATCGGCCAGATCCAAGGCGGCAGCGCCCAAGGGCTCGGCCTCGCCGTGATGGAGGAGATCCAGGTCTCCGGCGGCGAGATGCGCAACGCGTCGTTCACCGACTACCTCATCCCCACCATCCTCGACATGCCACCGATGGAGATCGACATCATCGAGCGCGGCGACCCGAACGCGCCCTACGGCGTGCGCGGCGTCGGCGAGCCGCCGACGATCTCCACCACTCCCGCCGTGGTCGCCGCGATCCGCGCCGCCACCGGCAAACCGCTCACCCACGTGCCGGTAGCACCGCACCACATCATCTGA
- a CDS encoding NCS2 family permease, with protein MSGKQPTALDRPHLLDRYFRITARGSTLSREIRGGVTTFVAMSYIVLLNPLILGAAADSTGATLTTTQLTTATALSAGVMTVLMGVVGNAPLAMAAGLGVIPVVAFTIAPAMTWAQAFGLVVLEGLAIVVLAASGVRQRIIRAIPEPLKVALTVGIGLYIALVGLVSAGFVTRKPDAADTTVPVQLGTGGHLSGWPVALFCVTVLLMIVLVTRQVPGAILISIATGTALSLAVQALWPLPAQQWGVVTPELPDSLVSAPDLSLIGHVDLFGGFGTAGAVACAAFLFTLILSGFFDAMGTITSVSREAGLSSPDGDGTDVPGMGRILVVDGIGAVAGGLSGSSPNTVFLESAAGVGEGARTGFASVVTGVLFAATTLFTPLAAVVPAQAAAPALVLVGGMMMAQCRHIPWQDQSYVLPVFLTVAVIPFTYSITNGIGAGLIAYCAIRVCQGKARELGALLIALAAVFALYFGITGIEALFA; from the coding sequence ATGTCCGGCAAGCAGCCCACCGCACTCGACCGGCCGCACCTGCTCGACCGCTACTTCCGCATCACCGCCCGCGGCTCCACGCTGAGCAGGGAGATCCGCGGCGGCGTCACCACGTTCGTCGCGATGTCCTACATCGTGCTGCTCAACCCGCTGATCCTCGGCGCCGCCGCCGACAGCACCGGCGCCACGCTCACCACCACCCAGCTCACCACCGCGACCGCGCTATCGGCCGGAGTGATGACGGTCCTGATGGGCGTCGTCGGCAACGCTCCGCTGGCGATGGCCGCCGGACTCGGCGTGATCCCCGTCGTGGCGTTCACCATCGCCCCCGCCATGACCTGGGCGCAGGCGTTCGGGCTCGTCGTTCTCGAAGGGCTCGCGATCGTGGTGCTCGCGGCCAGCGGAGTGCGGCAACGCATCATCCGCGCCATCCCCGAACCCCTGAAGGTCGCGCTGACCGTGGGCATCGGGCTCTACATCGCCCTCGTCGGACTCGTCAGCGCCGGCTTCGTCACCCGCAAACCCGACGCGGCCGACACCACCGTGCCCGTGCAGCTCGGCACCGGCGGGCACCTGTCCGGATGGCCGGTCGCGCTGTTCTGCGTCACGGTGCTCCTGATGATCGTGCTGGTCACCCGGCAGGTGCCCGGCGCGATCCTGATCAGCATCGCGACCGGCACCGCGCTGTCGCTCGCCGTGCAGGCGCTGTGGCCGCTGCCCGCGCAGCAGTGGGGCGTGGTCACCCCGGAACTGCCCGACAGCCTCGTCTCCGCGCCGGACCTCAGCCTGATCGGGCACGTCGACCTGTTCGGCGGGTTCGGCACCGCCGGAGCCGTGGCGTGCGCGGCGTTCCTGTTCACCCTCATCCTGTCCGGGTTCTTCGACGCCATGGGCACCATCACCAGCGTCAGCCGCGAAGCCGGGCTCAGCTCCCCCGACGGCGACGGCACCGACGTGCCCGGCATGGGGCGCATCCTCGTCGTCGACGGCATCGGGGCCGTCGCGGGCGGGCTCAGCGGGAGCTCGCCGAACACCGTGTTCCTCGAATCCGCGGCCGGCGTCGGCGAAGGCGCGCGCACCGGATTCGCCAGCGTCGTCACCGGCGTCCTGTTCGCCGCCACCACCCTGTTCACCCCGCTCGCCGCGGTGGTGCCCGCGCAGGCCGCTGCTCCGGCACTGGTGCTCGTGGGCGGGATGATGATGGCGCAGTGCAGGCACATCCCGTGGCAGGACCAGAGCTACGTGCTGCCGGTGTTCCTCACCGTCGCGGTCATCCCGTTCACGTACTCGATCACCAACGGCATCGGCGCCGGGCTCATCGCCTACTGCGCGATCCGGGTCTGCCAAGGGAAGGCGCGCGAGCTCGGTGCACTGCTGATCGCGCTGGCCGCGGTGTTCGCCCTGTACTTCGGCATCACCGGCATCGAAGCCCTCTTCGCCTGA
- a CDS encoding sensor histidine kinase, with product MDPLTLTRPLRALRLCLHLLMAGLLVLAAVHAVTNELPRPAAVIAAATVLAAVYAAGPLLPRVSRSKWAAAAWLGVLGAVWLVLLWLTPDGVWLAFPLFFLQLHLLPDRSGLPVVLVTTVFAIAGFAWHQGGFTPAAALGPALGAAVAVAVVLGYQALYRESEQRRELIEELTAARHDLAVAERSAGVLAERERLAKEIHDTLAQGLSSIQLLLRAAERALPEQPDLAADHVLRARGEAQDNLAEARRFVHALTPPDLEGGSLPAALERLCATTSAHSGAAVRFHLDGEPAAIPTPFEVALLRIAQSALANTVRHARAAAAEMTLTYMDTRVALDLVDDGIGFDPAAESGAGRIDGGFGLAAMRARARALGGTLSVESSPGQGTALAVSFPRRPVTEGDA from the coding sequence GTGGACCCCTTGACGCTCACCCGACCGCTGCGCGCGTTGCGCCTGTGCCTGCATCTGCTGATGGCGGGGCTGCTCGTGCTGGCCGCGGTGCACGCCGTGACCAACGAGCTACCGCGTCCCGCAGCGGTGATCGCCGCGGCCACCGTGCTGGCCGCCGTGTACGCGGCGGGCCCGCTGCTGCCTCGGGTGAGCCGGTCGAAGTGGGCCGCGGCGGCGTGGCTCGGCGTGCTCGGCGCGGTGTGGCTGGTGCTGCTGTGGCTCACCCCGGACGGCGTGTGGCTGGCGTTCCCGCTGTTCTTCCTGCAGCTGCACCTGCTGCCGGACCGTTCGGGGCTGCCGGTGGTGCTGGTCACGACGGTGTTCGCGATCGCCGGTTTCGCCTGGCACCAGGGCGGTTTCACCCCGGCGGCGGCCCTCGGTCCCGCACTCGGCGCGGCCGTCGCCGTGGCCGTCGTGCTCGGCTACCAGGCCCTGTACCGGGAGAGCGAGCAGCGCCGCGAGTTGATCGAGGAGCTCACCGCGGCCCGCCACGACCTCGCCGTGGCCGAGCGCTCCGCGGGCGTGCTCGCGGAGCGGGAGCGGCTGGCCAAGGAGATCCACGACACCCTCGCGCAGGGCCTCTCCAGCATCCAGCTGCTGCTGCGCGCCGCCGAGCGCGCCCTGCCCGAGCAGCCCGACCTGGCCGCGGACCACGTGCTGCGGGCGCGCGGGGAGGCGCAGGACAACTTGGCGGAGGCCCGGCGCTTCGTGCACGCCCTGACCCCGCCCGACCTGGAAGGCGGGTCGCTGCCGGCGGCGCTGGAACGGTTGTGCGCCACCACCTCGGCCCACTCGGGGGCCGCGGTCCGGTTCCACCTGGACGGCGAACCGGCCGCGATCCCCACCCCGTTCGAGGTGGCGCTGCTGCGGATCGCGCAGTCCGCGCTGGCCAACACCGTCCGGCACGCGCGAGCGGCGGCGGCGGAGATGACGCTGACCTACATGGACACCCGGGTCGCGCTCGACCTGGTCGACGACGGCATCGGGTTCGACCCGGCGGCGGAGTCCGGTGCCGGGCGCATCGACGGCGGCTTCGGTCTGGCCGCGATGCGGGCGCGGGCCCGCGCGCTCGGTGGCACGTTGAGCGTGGAGTCCTCGCCGGGGCAGGGCACCGCGCTCGCGGTGAGCTTCCCGCGCAGGCCCGTGACGGAAGGGGACGCGTGA
- a CDS encoding DUF2249 domain-containing protein produces MPEQELDVRELPKPQKHPAIFGAFTALAPGEAFVLINDHDPRPLRGEFDADFPGGFSWEYVAEGPREWRVRIGRLHSTPLPRILCDTGELGGDPDAAGAVWALPVRERDLDSNVIQLPAGEKIDAHAGPDLDVLIHVLHGTGTLRTEGGDVDLAPGALLWLPKRSRREFLAGESGLRYLTVHQRRKALTIEGLTHSDR; encoded by the coding sequence ATGCCCGAGCAGGAGCTCGACGTCCGCGAGCTGCCGAAGCCGCAGAAGCACCCCGCGATCTTCGGCGCCTTCACCGCGCTCGCCCCGGGTGAGGCGTTCGTCCTGATCAACGACCACGACCCGAGGCCCCTGCGCGGCGAGTTCGACGCGGACTTCCCCGGCGGCTTCAGCTGGGAGTACGTCGCCGAAGGGCCGCGGGAGTGGCGCGTGCGCATCGGCAGGCTGCACTCGACGCCGCTGCCCCGGATCCTCTGCGACACCGGCGAACTGGGCGGTGACCCCGACGCGGCGGGTGCGGTGTGGGCGCTGCCGGTCCGCGAGCGCGACCTGGACTCCAACGTCATCCAGCTGCCCGCGGGCGAGAAGATCGACGCGCACGCCGGGCCCGACCTGGACGTGCTGATCCACGTGCTGCACGGAACGGGAACGCTGCGCACCGAAGGCGGCGACGTCGACCTCGCCCCCGGAGCGCTGCTCTGGCTGCCGAAGCGCTCCCGCCGCGAGTTCCTCGCCGGGGAGTCCGGGCTCCGCTACCTGACGGTCCACCAGCGCCGCAAAGCCCTCACCATCGAAGGCCTCACCCACTCCGACCGCTGA
- a CDS encoding helix-turn-helix transcriptional regulator, with protein sequence MGGNSTPAPSGRRREVLALLRESRATWDITALARRLQVHPNTVRFHLDALVGAGQVERVDARRSGPGRPPLLFRAKPGMDPAGPREYRLLAGILVDEVAQAPDPVRSAGEAGRRWGARLAGDTPRPSRRDAVEHLTGLLDELGFRPEPRAEGAEIGLRHCPFLELAEQHRQVVCQVHLGLMQGVTAAMGAPVTVDRLDAFVEPDLCVAHLAPEERG encoded by the coding sequence ATGGGCGGGAACTCGACCCCGGCACCGTCCGGGCGGCGGCGGGAAGTGCTGGCGCTGCTGCGGGAATCCCGCGCGACGTGGGACATCACCGCGCTCGCGCGGCGGCTCCAGGTGCACCCGAACACGGTCCGGTTCCACTTGGACGCCCTGGTCGGCGCCGGGCAGGTCGAACGCGTCGACGCGCGGCGCTCCGGCCCGGGCAGGCCGCCGCTGCTGTTCCGGGCCAAACCGGGCATGGACCCGGCCGGGCCGCGCGAGTACCGGCTGCTCGCGGGCATCCTCGTCGACGAGGTCGCGCAGGCCCCCGATCCGGTGCGCAGCGCGGGTGAGGCCGGGCGGCGCTGGGGCGCACGGCTGGCCGGTGACACCCCCCGCCCCAGCCGACGGGACGCCGTCGAGCACCTGACCGGGTTGCTCGACGAACTCGGGTTCCGGCCGGAGCCGCGCGCGGAGGGTGCGGAGATCGGGCTGCGGCACTGCCCCTTCCTCGAACTCGCCGAGCAGCATCGGCAGGTCGTGTGCCAAGTGCACCTCGGGCTCATGCAGGGCGTCACCGCGGCGATGGGCGCCCCCGTGACCGTCGACCGGCTCGACGCGTTCGTGGAACCCGACCTGTGCGTGGCGCACCTCGCCCCAGAGGAGCGGGGTTGA
- a CDS encoding LuxR family transcriptional regulator yields MATTSLTELAAERLSAARRSRAGRATSTVHGGSEHALRQVLLALTAGSALADHESPGEATLQVLQGSVRLTTESDSLAAAEGDHLTLPRERHGLAAVSDAVVLLTVIAPTS; encoded by the coding sequence TTGGCCACGACCTCGCTCACCGAACTCGCCGCCGAACGGCTCTCGGCCGCCCGGCGGTCCCGCGCCGGACGGGCCACCAGCACCGTCCACGGTGGATCGGAGCACGCGTTGCGGCAGGTGCTGCTCGCGCTCACCGCGGGCAGCGCGCTCGCCGACCACGAAAGCCCCGGCGAAGCCACGTTGCAGGTGCTGCAGGGTTCGGTCCGGCTCACCACCGAGTCCGATTCCCTCGCGGCGGCGGAAGGTGATCACCTCACGCTGCCACGCGAGCGGCACGGCCTCGCCGCGGTCAGCGACGCCGTCGTGCTGCTGACCGTCATCGCGCCCACCTCGTGA
- a CDS encoding TetR/AcrR family transcriptional regulator has protein sequence MNAPTSSLPDGTSRSPGRGRPRDATRDTALRTAAMEVLADVGYRALTMDAVAARARAGKATIYRRWESKLDLVIDTCNELVQRNIPEPDLGSVPADLGEFLRAFAAFLTGPAGKAAQALVGELPHERELADAFRESFLLPQRNVLRRIVERGVERGEISPQAPMDTVVELAGAALLHRLMLTGEPLDDRFVDRLLQDALLPLLRRDG, from the coding sequence GTGAACGCACCGACCAGCAGCTTGCCCGACGGGACCAGCCGGTCCCCCGGACGTGGCCGGCCACGGGACGCCACACGGGACACCGCCCTGCGCACCGCAGCGATGGAAGTGCTCGCCGACGTCGGCTACCGCGCCCTGACCATGGACGCGGTGGCCGCCCGCGCCCGCGCGGGCAAGGCCACGATCTACCGGCGTTGGGAATCGAAGCTCGACCTGGTCATCGACACCTGCAACGAGCTGGTGCAGCGCAACATCCCGGAGCCGGACCTGGGCAGCGTGCCCGCCGATCTCGGCGAGTTCCTGCGCGCGTTCGCCGCGTTCCTCACGGGCCCGGCGGGCAAGGCGGCGCAGGCGCTGGTCGGCGAGCTCCCGCACGAGCGCGAACTGGCCGACGCCTTCCGCGAGTCCTTCCTGCTGCCGCAGCGCAACGTGCTGCGCCGCATCGTGGAACGCGGCGTGGAGCGCGGTGAGATCAGCCCGCAGGCACCGATGGACACCGTGGTCGAGCTCGCCGGGGCAGCCCTGCTGCACCGGTTGATGCTCACCGGCGAACCGCTGGACGACCGGTTCGTGGACCGGCTGCTGCAGGACGCGCTGCTGCCGCTGCTGCGCCGCGACGGCTGA